A part of Scleropages formosus chromosome 3, fSclFor1.1, whole genome shotgun sequence genomic DNA contains:
- the tmem275a gene encoding transmembrane protein 275, whose translation MMFTDMNSSTSVPKKPAKKKTRPQGLPSPALCCACGLCIMLAGINITLVGAFAFGTLLPASNPPIIIGPILLLVAFAFFGACCVCSRRPPAQGSRRPKGGGGLGLARAGGAAFEIETSEHTLQDTTAVQLSPTNSQGSSRASSPSPEAPNPIPVQGPAAVPVQRACKLFTMEGNGPSSACYSASSVGGGAVQLNLPCDAAAT comes from the coding sequence ATGATGTTCACAGACATGAACTCCAGCACCTCCGTGCCCAAGAAGCCAGCCAAGAAGAAGACCAGGCCGCAGGGTCTTCCATCCCCTGCACTCTGCTGCGCCTGCGGGCTGTGCATCATGCTAGCGGGCATCAATATCACCCTGGTGGGGGCCTTCGCCTTCGGCACGCTGCTCCCTGCCAGCAACCCGCCCATCATCATCGGGCCCATCCTTCTGCTGGTGGCCTTCGCCTTCTTCGGCGCGTGTTGCGTGTGCAGCCGCCGGCCGCCCGCGCAGGGCTCGCGCAGGCCCAAAGGGGGCGGCGGCCTCGGGTTAGCCCGGGCGGGCGGCGCCGCCTTTGAGATCGAGACTAGCGAACACACCCTTCAGGACACTACTGCCGTGCAGCTAAGCCCCACCAACTCCCAGGGGTCCTCCCGTGCCTCCAGCCCCTCCCCCGAGGCCCCGAACCCCATCCCCGTCCAGGGCCCCGCCGCCGTCCCCGTGCAGCGGGCTTGCAAGCTTTTCACCATGGAGGGGAACGGACCCAGCTCCGCCTGCTACTCCGCCTCCTCCGTCGGCGGTGGAGCCGTCCAGCTCAACCTGCCCTGCGATGCCGCTGCCACCTAG